One segment of Oxobacter pfennigii DNA contains the following:
- the spoVAE gene encoding stage V sporulation protein AE, whose amino-acid sequence MDYVSSFIVGGIICVIGQILIDKTKLTSGRILVIFVTAGVILTAIGIYEPIVNIGKAGATIPLPGFGYSLAKGVIKEVTEKGFIGVFTGGVKGTAAGISAAITFGYIIAVIFSPKTKK is encoded by the coding sequence ATGGATTATGTAAGCTCGTTCATTGTAGGAGGCATTATTTGCGTGATAGGGCAGATTCTAATTGATAAAACCAAGCTTACATCAGGTAGAATCCTCGTGATCTTTGTAACTGCAGGAGTAATACTCACAGCCATAGGGATTTATGAGCCTATTGTAAATATCGGTAAAGCAGGTGCAACAATTCCTCTTCCGGGCTTTGGATATTCACTGGCAAAAGGCGTCATAAAGGAAGTCACTGAAAAAGGTTTTATAGGAGTATTTACAGGAGGTGTTAAGGGTACTGCTGCAGGGATATCTGCTGCCATTACTTTCGGATATATCATAGCAGTAATTTTCAGCCCCAAGACTAAAAAGTGA
- the yunB gene encoding sporulation protein YunB has translation MLPSKRRAIKGLVIFFSFFVFIIFSFYTVDSQLKPTLIALSDSELRIAATEAISKTVKDELSKNIEYSDFVNVKTNNSGEIIAIELNTIEMNKFGNNVVLRVQDEMKFLGGKGISIPLGVLTKSSLLSYMGPKLKVDVIPTGNVMADFRSELESAGINQTRYRVFITISTSLQIVIPTVKERIDVVSTVPIAETLIVGKVPGSYFNTTPGGFNVPNIVPIPAP, from the coding sequence ATGTTACCTTCCAAGAGAAGAGCAATAAAAGGTCTGGTCATATTCTTTTCATTTTTTGTTTTTATTATTTTTTCATTTTATACAGTCGACAGCCAATTAAAGCCTACTCTTATAGCACTATCTGACAGCGAGTTAAGAATAGCAGCTACTGAAGCCATAAGCAAAACTGTAAAGGATGAGCTGTCAAAAAACATTGAATACAGTGATTTTGTCAATGTGAAAACCAATAATAGCGGTGAGATAATAGCCATTGAATTAAACACCATAGAAATGAACAAATTCGGAAACAACGTGGTATTAAGAGTACAGGATGAAATGAAGTTTCTGGGGGGTAAGGGTATAAGTATACCCTTAGGAGTGCTTACAAAAAGCAGCCTGCTTTCATATATGGGGCCAAAGCTTAAGGTAGATGTCATACCTACAGGAAATGTAATGGCAGATTTCAGGTCTGAACTGGAATCGGCGGGGATAAATCAAACCAGGTACAGGGTCTTTATAACCATAAGTACCAGCCTTCAGATTGTCATACCAACCGTTAAGGAAAGAATAGATGTTGTCTCTACAGTTCCCATAGCAGAAACTCTTATAGTGGGAAAGGTCCCAGGCAGTTATTTCAATACCACACCGGGAGGATTCAATGTACCCAATATCGTTCCAATCCCCGCACCTTAA
- a CDS encoding glycosyltransferase family 2 protein translates to MKYVFYLTALIQIPVFFITLYYIIISIFGIYKGKRHKEFEPQKKFAIIVAAHNEEMVIGHIIDSLMDLDYPHNMYDVFVIADNCTDKTAKIADIHGAYVFERQNDKQRGKGYALEWMFQNIFSMKKKYDCIAVFDADNLVSKNFLREMNNKLCEGYKVVQGFLDSKNPNDSWITASYSIAFWSSNRMFQLAKSNLGLSSQIGGTGFCVDVELLKQLGWGATCLTEDLEFSCKLILNGEKIGWAHDAVIYDEKPLTLKQSWKQRKRWMQGFADVSGRFFFKLLIKGIKDFDITALDCALYTIQPYILIVFGVSTILTFTQSSLNIPLNVFLIKFLLSSALGIGDEMWNIIMIIQFFYTPALLLLDRKLDLRISLWYIIYPLYVLTWIPIALSGIMNKNNKEWTHTIHTRQISIEDIENSCENGKESLA, encoded by the coding sequence ATGAAATATGTTTTTTACCTCACTGCATTAATCCAGATTCCGGTTTTTTTTATAACTCTTTATTACATTATTATTTCCATTTTTGGTATATATAAAGGAAAAAGGCATAAAGAATTTGAGCCTCAGAAAAAGTTTGCCATAATAGTGGCGGCTCATAATGAGGAAATGGTAATAGGTCATATAATAGATAGTCTTATGGATCTAGATTATCCTCATAATATGTATGATGTCTTTGTGATTGCGGATAATTGCACGGATAAAACCGCTAAGATTGCAGATATACATGGGGCTTACGTATTTGAAAGGCAAAATGATAAACAGCGAGGGAAAGGCTATGCCCTTGAATGGATGTTCCAAAATATATTTTCAATGAAAAAGAAGTATGATTGTATAGCAGTCTTTGATGCCGATAATCTTGTATCAAAAAATTTCTTAAGGGAAATGAATAACAAGCTATGCGAAGGCTATAAAGTAGTTCAGGGATTTTTAGACAGCAAGAATCCTAATGACTCATGGATTACGGCTTCATATTCCATAGCCTTCTGGAGCTCTAACCGGATGTTTCAGCTGGCAAAAAGCAATTTAGGCCTTTCAAGCCAAATAGGCGGAACAGGCTTTTGTGTCGATGTTGAACTTCTTAAGCAGTTGGGCTGGGGGGCAACCTGCCTTACGGAGGATTTGGAATTTTCCTGCAAGCTTATTTTAAACGGAGAAAAAATAGGATGGGCTCATGATGCTGTTATATACGATGAAAAGCCCTTAACTCTCAAACAGTCATGGAAACAACGAAAAAGATGGATGCAGGGATTTGCAGATGTGTCAGGAAGATTTTTCTTTAAGTTGCTTATAAAGGGCATAAAAGATTTTGATATTACAGCGCTGGATTGTGCTCTATATACCATACAGCCCTATATATTAATTGTATTTGGAGTTTCAACAATATTGACTTTTACCCAGAGCAGCCTGAATATTCCCTTAAATGTTTTTCTCATAAAGTTCCTTTTAAGCAGCGCGCTGGGAATTGGCGATGAGATGTGGAATATAATAATGATTATTCAGTTTTTCTATACGCCGGCACTGCTTTTACTGGACAGAAAACTGGATTTAAGGATAAGCCTTTGGTATATTATCTATCCTTTATATGTATTGACCTGGATACCTATAGCATTGTCAGGTATTATGAATAAAAACAATAAGGAATGGACCCATACAATACACACCCGTCAAATAAGTATTGAAGATATTGAAAATTCCTGTGAAAACGGTAAAGAGAGTCTTGCATAA
- the spoVAD gene encoding stage V sporulation protein AD has product MALKKLGKQTVKFINPPSIISTASIVGPKEGEGPLAKYFDTILGDDLCGQKSYEKAECCIFKDAANLAIEKAGLKKDMLDYMLGGDLLNQIITASFAARDIGVPFFGLYGACSTMSESLSLGSMLIDGGYADYILCITSSHFSSAERQYRFPLELGTQRTPTAQWTVTGSGGAVISTMGNGPYITHVTTGKVIDFGIKDANNMGAAMAPAAADTISQHFKDTGFSTKDYDVIATGDLGSLGMELTDDLLKKEGFNISDIYTDCGVEIFDSKKQDTHAGGSGCGCSAVVFSGYFYEMLKQGKYNRIMLVSTGALLSPTSTQQGESIPGIAHAVTIERMV; this is encoded by the coding sequence ATGGCATTAAAAAAGCTCGGAAAGCAAACTGTGAAATTTATCAACCCGCCTTCAATTATATCCACGGCATCCATAGTAGGTCCAAAGGAAGGAGAAGGACCGCTGGCTAAATACTTTGACACAATTTTAGGCGATGATTTATGCGGACAAAAGAGCTATGAAAAGGCAGAATGCTGCATTTTTAAAGATGCAGCTAATTTAGCCATAGAAAAAGCCGGGTTGAAAAAAGATATGCTTGATTATATGCTGGGAGGAGATTTATTAAATCAAATAATTACCGCCAGCTTTGCAGCGAGGGACATAGGCGTACCATTTTTTGGGCTTTACGGGGCTTGCTCAACCATGAGTGAATCCTTAAGCCTGGGTTCCATGTTAATAGACGGAGGATATGCGGATTATATACTATGCATAACATCAAGCCACTTCAGCTCTGCTGAAAGGCAATACAGATTTCCTTTAGAACTAGGGACTCAGCGAACCCCTACAGCCCAGTGGACGGTTACCGGTTCCGGAGGAGCTGTAATTTCTACTATGGGCAACGGACCTTATATAACTCACGTGACAACAGGAAAAGTAATTGATTTTGGAATAAAGGATGCGAACAATATGGGAGCTGCCATGGCACCTGCCGCAGCAGACACCATAAGCCAGCATTTTAAAGATACAGGTTTTAGCACTAAGGATTATGATGTAATTGCCACCGGAGACCTTGGTAGCTTGGGGATGGAACTTACGGATGACTTACTGAAAAAAGAAGGCTTTAATATATCGGATATTTACACCGATTGCGGTGTTGAGATATTTGATTCTAAAAAGCAGGATACCCATGCAGGCGGCAGCGGCTGCGGATGTTCGGCAGTCGTTTTTAGCGGTTATTTCTATGAAATGTTAAAGCAAGGAAAATACAACCGAATAATGCTGGTATCAACCGGCGCTCTGTTAAGTCCTACAAGCACTCAGCAGGGCGAATCCATACCTGGAATAGCTCATGCAGTAACCATTGAAAGGATGGTGTAG
- a CDS encoding stage V sporulation protein AE has translation MAKRKVIIVTDGDNIAREAVEEAAKNIGGRCISKTAGNPTPISGKEIVEHIKKTPYDPVILMVDDKGHQGMGFGEEAMNYIINHPDIFVMGVVAVASNTNHIRGIKVGHSIDKKGKLVKGAVDKFGKKKRDKIIKGDTVDILNDIKVPVVLGIGDPGKMDGYDSILIGSPILTKAMLEIIRRNDLMEAVKNPRDRN, from the coding sequence ATGGCTAAAAGAAAGGTAATTATAGTAACTGACGGGGATAATATTGCAAGAGAGGCAGTTGAAGAAGCTGCTAAAAATATCGGGGGCAGATGCATATCAAAAACAGCAGGCAATCCTACACCAATATCCGGCAAAGAAATAGTAGAACATATAAAAAAGACTCCCTATGATCCTGTGATATTGATGGTGGATGATAAAGGCCATCAGGGAATGGGGTTTGGCGAGGAGGCCATGAACTATATTATAAATCATCCTGATATTTTTGTTATGGGTGTGGTGGCAGTAGCCTCAAACACAAATCATATAAGAGGCATAAAAGTGGGCCATTCCATAGATAAGAAAGGAAAATTGGTAAAGGGAGCCGTAGACAAATTCGGAAAGAAAAAGAGAGATAAGATTATAAAAGGGGACACGGTAGATATACTTAACGATATTAAAGTTCCCGTTGTACTGGGAATAGGTGACCCTGGGAAAATGGACGGATATGACAGTATATTGATTGGTTCACCTATTCTGACTAAAGCTATGCTGGAGATAATAAGAAGAAATGATTTAATGGAAGCAGTCAAAAATCCCAGGGACAGAAATTAA
- a CDS encoding transglycosylase domain-containing protein has translation MNNKQNTDKNRKKKKFKAWKVVLLTIVLAMLVAIGATGGIVLAFINTAPQVNIDNFTNLAQTTKIYDKDGKYIESLHGVENRTYVTLSNIKKYTQDAFIAIEDERFRSHFGVDIRRIFGALWADLKTGRYDQGASTITQQLLKNTVLTSKKEWRRKIQEAYLAIKLEEKLSKDMILEYYLNTIFLGGSANGVQAAAEYYFDKDVNQLTIAESALIAGITQSPSRYNPYLNTDTPEVYKDRASIVLSKMIEHQMISNEEYEEAKAELMAMNETSFKKRSDNTTLKYQWFIEAALSSVEKDLTDKYGYTKDEIQQLIYSGGLRVYTTIDTRIQDIVDRVANDPKFYPHLSEEIAYWGKENIIQPQIGVVITDYKTGQVNAVLGGRGDQPLKSQNRAADPIYARQPGSAMKPLAVYGPAFDMGYSPSSVIDDTPFTPEMKAATGGWEPLNYDRKYSGLTTLRDAVKTSKNVVAAKLMLQIGTGNSVQYLKKFGLSTIVTSGKLNDMGPAISLGGLTKGVIPLEMASAYGVFGNSGVYIEPILYTKVVDSEGNTLLEKNSEKHQVLSSQAAYLTVDVLKGVVNGGTGSKANIGSMPAAGKTGTTNDEADAYFVGLTPYYSGAIWMGHDKPSIAPKPGVNSDRRLTSGETAWMWSEIMKEVHSNLPVKNFDKPSGIVTASVCKDSGKIATDLCAQDQRGSRVVTEIFIEGKVPTEYCDVHVKARVDILNNKLASEYCPPELVEERVFIKRPYAVDSSVLDSQYQLPTDTCDIHNQSNGGYNPAPGFGDDDDDDDDDYEDEDSPYPTPPITPTKKPATP, from the coding sequence ATGAACAACAAACAAAATACAGATAAGAATAGAAAGAAAAAGAAATTTAAGGCATGGAAAGTTGTCTTATTGACAATAGTATTAGCCATGCTGGTTGCTATAGGTGCCACAGGCGGTATTGTACTTGCTTTCATCAATACTGCGCCCCAGGTTAATATTGATAATTTTACCAACCTGGCACAAACCACAAAGATATATGATAAGGACGGAAAATACATAGAAAGTCTTCACGGAGTTGAAAACAGGACATATGTAACACTGTCAAATATTAAAAAATATACTCAGGATGCATTTATAGCTATTGAAGATGAGCGCTTTAGAAGCCATTTCGGGGTGGATATAAGACGTATTTTCGGTGCTTTATGGGCAGACTTGAAAACAGGCAGATATGATCAAGGTGCTTCAACCATCACACAGCAGCTATTGAAAAACACGGTTCTTACGTCCAAAAAGGAATGGCGTAGAAAGATTCAGGAGGCTTATCTTGCTATTAAGCTTGAAGAAAAGCTTTCGAAGGATATGATATTGGAATATTACCTTAATACTATTTTCTTAGGCGGTTCTGCCAATGGAGTTCAGGCCGCCGCAGAATACTATTTTGACAAGGATGTAAATCAGCTTACCATAGCTGAAAGTGCTTTGATTGCCGGTATTACCCAGTCTCCTTCAAGGTATAATCCTTATCTTAATACTGATACCCCTGAAGTTTATAAAGACAGGGCATCCATCGTTCTTTCAAAAATGATTGAGCATCAAATGATAAGCAATGAGGAATATGAAGAAGCCAAAGCAGAATTGATGGCTATGAATGAAACATCTTTTAAAAAGAGAAGTGATAATACCACTTTGAAATATCAATGGTTTATTGAGGCCGCATTATCCAGCGTTGAAAAAGACTTGACAGATAAATATGGTTACACCAAAGATGAAATACAGCAGTTAATTTATTCAGGCGGACTTAGAGTATACACTACCATTGATACCAGGATACAGGATATCGTTGACAGAGTTGCAAATGACCCTAAATTCTACCCTCATTTAAGCGAGGAAATTGCTTATTGGGGAAAAGAAAATATAATACAGCCCCAAATAGGTGTTGTAATTACCGATTATAAAACAGGCCAGGTAAATGCAGTTTTAGGAGGCAGAGGTGACCAGCCCTTAAAATCCCAAAACAGGGCGGCCGATCCTATATACGCAAGGCAGCCGGGTTCGGCTATGAAACCTCTTGCTGTATACGGACCTGCCTTTGACATGGGGTATTCGCCAAGTTCAGTCATTGATGATACTCCCTTCACACCCGAGATGAAAGCTGCAACTGGAGGATGGGAGCCGTTAAATTACGATAGAAAATATTCCGGTTTGACTACATTGAGAGATGCTGTCAAAACATCAAAAAACGTAGTTGCCGCAAAGCTTATGCTTCAAATCGGAACAGGTAACAGCGTTCAGTATTTAAAAAAATTCGGCCTGTCTACGATAGTTACTTCTGGAAAATTGAATGATATGGGTCCTGCAATTTCTTTAGGCGGTCTTACAAAAGGTGTAATTCCCCTTGAAATGGCTTCTGCTTACGGGGTATTCGGAAATAGCGGCGTATATATTGAACCTATTTTATATACAAAAGTCGTTGACAGCGAAGGAAACACCCTTCTTGAAAAAAACTCCGAAAAGCATCAGGTATTATCATCCCAGGCCGCTTATCTTACCGTTGATGTTTTAAAAGGCGTTGTAAACGGAGGTACCGGTTCTAAAGCTAATATTGGTTCCATGCCGGCGGCAGGAAAAACAGGTACTACAAACGATGAAGCCGATGCATATTTTGTAGGACTTACACCTTATTATTCAGGTGCCATTTGGATGGGCCATGATAAACCAAGTATAGCACCAAAACCCGGAGTTAACAGCGACAGAAGACTCACAAGCGGTGAGACAGCATGGATGTGGTCAGAGATTATGAAAGAAGTTCACAGCAATCTCCCTGTTAAAAATTTTGATAAACCAAGCGGAATTGTAACTGCCTCAGTTTGCAAAGACTCGGGAAAAATAGCTACGGATTTATGTGCTCAAGATCAGAGAGGTTCAAGAGTAGTAACGGAAATATTCATAGAAGGAAAAGTTCCTACAGAATATTGTGATGTACATGTAAAAGCAAGGGTAGACATTTTAAATAATAAACTGGCAAGCGAATACTGTCCTCCTGAATTGGTAGAGGAAAGAGTATTTATAAAGAGGCCATATGCTGTTGACAGTTCGGTATTGGATTCTCAGTATCAACTTCCGACGGATACCTGTGACATCCATAATCAAAGTAATGGCGGATATAATCCTGCCCCCGGTTTTGGCGATGATGATGACGATGATGACGATGATTATGAGGATGAAGACTCACCTTATCCCACTCCTCCCATAACGCCTACTAAAAAACCGGCAACACCTTAA
- the spoVAC gene encoding stage V sporulation protein AC, whose protein sequence is MNNNNEKQKKEFQKKVKESSPKSNLLKNCFMAFIVGGLICDIGQFFVNMLMNSGMPLDEARGYTSLIMVFLGSFLTGLGVYDNIGKFAGAGSIVPITGFANSIVSPAMEFKREGYVFGVAAKMFLIAGPVLVYGITSSVIVGLIYYLIK, encoded by the coding sequence ATAAACAATAATAATGAAAAACAAAAAAAAGAGTTTCAAAAGAAGGTTAAGGAGAGCAGCCCAAAATCCAATCTTCTTAAAAACTGCTTTATGGCATTTATTGTAGGAGGATTAATATGCGATATCGGACAGTTTTTTGTAAATATGCTGATGAATTCGGGAATGCCTCTTGATGAAGCCCGGGGATATACGTCTCTTATCATGGTGTTTTTAGGTTCTTTCCTGACTGGGTTGGGCGTGTATGATAATATAGGCAAGTTTGCGGGAGCTGGCTCCATTGTACCTATCACAGGCTTCGCAAATTCTATTGTTTCACCTGCCATGGAGTTTAAAAGAGAGGGATATGTATTCGGGGTAGCAGCAAAAATGTTTTTAATAGCTGGACCGGTACTTGTTTATGGCATCACTTCATCCGTTATAGTGGGTTTGATTTATTATCTGATAAAATAA